One window from the genome of Pedobacter schmidteae encodes:
- a CDS encoding FecR family protein, with translation MERTIERFNHLLNKYIDKSCSLEELKELFSYMEVPEYKDRLATVMDENYKSLRPGTEVDSVDWDEMFNAIVDQDRSVKAKMKPLWSKLLPIAAAILVLLSIGVLIWDKQQRPGNGSTTSVKIKKDIAPGGNKAVLKLADGTEIVLDGHSSGVLANEDGTKISKTADGMLLYDASKSAADEAIVTENHTNTLSTPSGGQYMLILPDKTKVWLNAESSISYPSVFIGAERNVSLVGEAYFEVAKDKQHPFKVKTGAAEVKVLGTHFNIMCYTNEGQTQVSLAEGSVRVGLGKASEVLVPGQQASIKNGTERIVLKNVDMDEVIDWKNGLFQFDNTPIEQVMRQIKRWYNVDVVYQGTKPDVHITGMISRSNNVSKILDLIEEAGGVNFEIGDKQIIVKINKRRQP, from the coding sequence ATGGAAAGAACTATAGAGCGGTTTAACCACCTGCTGAATAAATATATAGATAAATCCTGCAGCCTTGAAGAACTTAAGGAACTGTTTTCTTATATGGAAGTACCCGAATATAAGGATAGGCTGGCCACGGTAATGGATGAAAATTATAAATCATTGCGACCGGGAACCGAAGTAGATTCGGTAGACTGGGATGAGATGTTTAATGCTATAGTGGATCAGGACAGATCTGTAAAGGCAAAAATGAAACCATTGTGGTCTAAATTACTGCCCATTGCTGCAGCTATACTGGTGTTGTTGTCAATAGGGGTTTTGATTTGGGATAAGCAGCAACGGCCGGGTAATGGTAGCACAACAAGTGTAAAGATTAAAAAGGATATTGCCCCTGGAGGAAATAAAGCTGTGCTGAAACTGGCGGATGGGACGGAGATTGTATTGGATGGGCATAGCAGTGGCGTATTGGCCAACGAGGATGGTACAAAGATCAGTAAAACCGCCGATGGGATGTTGTTGTATGATGCTAGTAAATCTGCTGCTGATGAGGCTATAGTTACGGAAAATCATACTAATACATTGAGTACACCGAGCGGGGGGCAGTATATGTTAATTTTGCCCGACAAAACTAAAGTATGGCTCAATGCTGAATCTTCTATCTCTTATCCTTCGGTTTTTATCGGGGCTGAAAGAAACGTCTCTTTAGTGGGAGAGGCCTATTTTGAGGTAGCAAAGGATAAACAACATCCTTTTAAAGTTAAGACCGGTGCTGCGGAGGTAAAGGTTTTGGGTACGCATTTCAATATCATGTGTTATACAAATGAAGGACAAACCCAGGTTTCACTGGCCGAGGGATCGGTTCGTGTGGGACTTGGAAAGGCTTCGGAAGTGCTGGTGCCCGGGCAGCAAGCCTCCATTAAAAACGGAACCGAGCGTATCGTGTTAAAAAATGTAGACATGGATGAGGTGATTGATTGGAAAAATGGGTTGTTCCAGTTTGATAATACCCCTATTGAGCAGGTGATGCGTCAGATAAAAAGATGGTATAATGTAGATGTTGTTTATCAGGGGACTAAGCCTGATGTACATATCACAGGAATGATTTCAAGAAGCAATAATGTTTCCAAGATATTGGATCTCATAGAAGAAGCCGGTGGAGTGAATTTTGAGATCGGCGATAAACAGATTATAGTTAAAATAAACAAGAGGAGGCAACCATGA
- a CDS encoding TonB-dependent receptor domain-containing protein, whose amino-acid sequence MKIYMKHLGLLFIAIAITITTKAQFSLGGGTSKPTVTGRVTAIILDSLTKRPIDYASVSLLKAKDNKSVNGGMTDAKGKVVLQNVQPDDYKLSVGFMGYKTKNLNLKTSPERPDHNAGTILLSPVAGNLKEVEITGQKALIENKVDKLVYNAEQDITNAGGDATDVMRKVPMLSVDINGNVQLRGASVRVLINGKPSGTMANSVADALKMIPAEQIKSVEVITSPSAKYDAEGSGGIINIITKKKTAEGVSGNLNATAGTRSNNGSFNLNVKTGRLSLNGSLGLNQAYPQNSKVVTYNHSVVDEVANTVLQDGYSKWSRVGYNGSFGMDYDVNAYNNFSSTVKINRFSNGGPGSSLINRNGVESVNARDMDMSFNNLDWNVDYRKTSKKEGEEFSVSAQLSTGRNGSDFTNTFTSAGLPDLVVLGHNTGKNNEYTLQSDYTYPFSKTTVLETGVKGIFRNIISDYDQAEQDFDYDQNVAAAYGVMGFKLTKKMTVKAGLRAEYTKIDGLAGNIQKFDNDYFNLFPSMVISQTLKGMTTLKLSYNRRVQRPSLFYLNPFRNKSDVFNPIEGNPKLAPELTDNIELGYSTFIKGSVINASVFYRNTSDVIESAIRPIVEDGETRNLTTYWNVGTSKSYGFNVFGSYNPKPKWTLMANLGLNTYEISSSDNSRNTGTFLNYTAFARSAYALPKGWSTELWGVINAPKRTFQGKTDMMYFYGGAVKKEILNKKATIGLNVLNPFNRDLNIKTTNTTPNSIQRTDIHYPLRSFGVNFSYNFGKMNFNAQPKKKKGVNNDDLKKEEQQQQGGGVGGLQGN is encoded by the coding sequence ATGAAAATCTACATGAAACACCTCGGGCTATTATTTATTGCAATAGCAATTACCATTACCACAAAAGCACAGTTCTCACTTGGCGGTGGAACTTCAAAACCTACTGTGACAGGACGTGTTACAGCAATAATACTAGATTCTTTAACCAAAAGACCAATAGACTATGCAAGCGTCTCGTTGTTGAAAGCAAAAGACAACAAATCGGTAAATGGTGGCATGACAGATGCCAAAGGAAAGGTGGTGTTGCAAAATGTTCAGCCGGATGACTACAAGTTGTCGGTAGGCTTTATGGGCTATAAGACAAAAAACCTGAACCTGAAAACCAGTCCGGAAAGACCTGATCATAATGCCGGCACCATTTTGCTGAGTCCTGTGGCAGGGAATTTAAAGGAGGTGGAAATTACCGGGCAAAAAGCGCTGATAGAAAATAAAGTAGACAAATTGGTTTACAATGCCGAGCAGGACATTACCAACGCCGGTGGCGATGCTACCGATGTGATGCGTAAAGTACCGATGCTTTCGGTTGATATCAATGGAAATGTGCAGCTGCGGGGCGCTTCTGTAAGGGTTTTGATCAATGGTAAGCCTTCGGGAACAATGGCCAATAGTGTGGCCGATGCCTTAAAAATGATTCCGGCCGAGCAGATCAAAAGTGTGGAGGTCATTACCAGTCCTTCGGCCAAATACGATGCGGAAGGATCTGGTGGTATCATCAATATCATTACCAAGAAAAAAACTGCCGAAGGGGTTAGCGGGAATTTAAATGCTACAGCAGGTACCCGGTCCAATAATGGCTCATTTAACCTGAATGTCAAAACCGGGCGCTTATCGCTAAACGGAAGTTTGGGTTTAAACCAGGCTTATCCGCAAAATTCTAAAGTGGTCACTTATAACCATTCTGTTGTAGATGAGGTTGCCAATACGGTTTTACAGGATGGATATTCCAAATGGTCGCGCGTGGGTTATAATGGTAGTTTTGGAATGGATTATGACGTTAATGCCTACAATAATTTTAGCAGCACAGTAAAAATAAACCGTTTTTCGAACGGTGGGCCAGGCAGTTCATTGATCAACCGCAATGGAGTGGAGTCGGTAAACGCAAGGGATATGGACATGAGTTTTAATAACCTGGACTGGAACGTGGACTACCGCAAAACCAGTAAAAAGGAAGGCGAGGAATTTAGTGTTTCGGCACAGTTATCGACCGGCAGAAACGGTAGTGATTTTACCAATACATTTACCAGTGCAGGACTTCCTGATTTGGTGGTGTTGGGACACAATACCGGGAAAAATAACGAATATACCTTACAAAGTGATTACACTTATCCTTTTAGCAAAACCACAGTACTGGAAACAGGAGTGAAGGGGATTTTTAGAAATATAATCAGTGATTACGATCAGGCAGAACAGGATTTTGATTACGACCAGAATGTTGCGGCTGCCTATGGGGTAATGGGATTTAAGCTGACTAAAAAAATGACAGTTAAAGCCGGACTAAGGGCTGAGTATACCAAAATCGATGGGTTGGCAGGTAATATTCAGAAATTTGATAATGATTACTTTAATTTGTTTCCAAGTATGGTGATCTCGCAAACTTTAAAGGGCATGACAACGCTTAAGTTAAGTTATAACCGACGAGTACAGCGCCCCAGCTTATTTTATTTAAACCCTTTCCGGAATAAGAGTGACGTATTTAATCCCATTGAGGGAAATCCGAAGTTGGCCCCTGAACTGACAGACAACATAGAACTGGGATATTCTACTTTTATTAAGGGATCAGTGATTAATGCGTCCGTGTTTTATCGGAATACCAGCGACGTCATTGAAAGTGCGATACGCCCAATTGTGGAAGATGGAGAAACCAGAAACTTAACTACTTATTGGAACGTAGGAACCAGTAAGTCTTACGGATTTAATGTTTTTGGTTCTTATAATCCAAAGCCAAAATGGACGCTAATGGCCAATCTGGGTTTAAATACCTATGAAATCAGCAGTAGCGACAATAGTAGAAACACAGGGACATTTTTGAATTATACGGCTTTTGCGCGTTCGGCTTATGCTTTGCCTAAAGGATGGAGTACAGAGCTTTGGGGGGTGATAAATGCACCGAAACGTACCTTTCAGGGAAAAACTGATATGATGTATTTTTATGGAGGAGCGGTTAAAAAAGAGATCTTGAACAAAAAGGCAACCATTGGATTAAATGTTTTAAATCCGTTTAACAGAGACTTAAACATAAAAACTACCAATACCACGCCTAATTCTATACAGCGGACGGATATTCATTACCCTTTGCGTTCTTTCGGTGTTAATTTTAGCTATAATTTCGGTAAAATGAACTTTAATGCCCAGCCGAAAAAGAAAAAGGGTGTAAATAACGACGATTTGAAGAAAGAAGAACAACAGCAACAGGGCGGCGGCGTAGGTGGCTTGCAGGGAAATTAG
- a CDS encoding RNA polymerase sigma factor → MKKKIRPSYLLFQFNLVIRASMVAQVGTYDLAGEKLLLQQIAMGDETAFKSIFDTYRGRTFTFVVNFIHSKADAEEIVQDTFMSLWQNRLSLTGVDHPRNYIYTIVRNKTLRYLSNVARDEKMLKVVWANMQIEVNSTEERMHLRESSALIKRALAMLPEQKQKIFSMCREEGMSHEQVALEMGLSKSRVKNIMVEILKYVKIFLAQNSVILGLIAGFCLFFKNNSI, encoded by the coding sequence TTGAAAAAGAAGATACGCCCATCGTATCTTCTTTTTCAATTTAACTTGGTAATAAGGGCAAGTATGGTGGCTCAGGTAGGTACATATGATTTGGCAGGTGAAAAGCTATTGCTCCAGCAGATTGCGATGGGGGATGAAACGGCTTTTAAGTCAATTTTTGATACCTACAGAGGCCGGACCTTTACTTTTGTCGTGAATTTTATTCACTCAAAGGCCGATGCTGAAGAAATTGTTCAGGATACCTTTATGAGCTTATGGCAAAACAGGCTTAGCCTTACAGGAGTAGATCATCCCCGCAATTATATTTACACCATAGTAAGGAACAAAACGCTGCGTTACCTGAGCAATGTGGCCAGGGATGAAAAAATGCTGAAAGTAGTTTGGGCAAACATGCAGATAGAAGTAAACTCTACTGAAGAACGCATGCACTTAAGAGAGAGCAGTGCCCTGATTAAACGGGCACTTGCCATGTTACCGGAACAAAAACAAAAAATATTTAGCATGTGCCGGGAAGAGGGGATGAGCCACGAGCAAGTTGCGCTGGAAATGGGCTTATCCAAAAGCAGGGTTAAGAACATTATGGTCGAAATTTTGAAATACGTTAAAATATTTCTTGCTCAAAATTCGGTGATTTTAGGGCTCATTGCAGGTTTTTGTCTTTTTTTTAAAAATAATTCAATTTAA
- a CDS encoding PAS domain S-box protein, whose translation MSDANYYTLFERSPLPMWVYDVKTFRYLDVNIAATNHYGFSKEEFLSKTIYDLTPKDDHAEVENIIDENARTGRFYKNTLRHLKKNGKVIIVEVESNSIVFNDVEARIVLAHDITKRVEEEHWSKLLESVVINTTDGVLITDATSNPGPTIIYVNDALVRMSGYSKAELIGRQPDIFYGNQLAQEGLKIIDEALSNKVPCNVELVNFRKDGQVYDVSINICPVSDSMGKVTHWTSIQRDITENRSYVKAIEDQNKKLTDIAWMHAHKVRAPLTRIMSLVDLLKNHASVNDIEVLHNYLAISASELDDVISNITNNEKKANVAVNEHSFQLFMDELPGLCWIAAEDGVLKYANKCFFDTLHLPPTIIGKTLKEIFGKDIASNARKNNHDVLASGKNKEFYQSLRDEAGHLQHYKTYKFPFKDKSGQGNMVGAIAFNVTKSIKLEEELYQSEAQFKQAFEHSLIGMALISPKGKWKRVNKSLCNMLGYTAAEMKRLTIQELTHPNDLMKSIAVLGDLASGRIEEMKYEKRYLHKDGSAIWVVIAATMLYDSVGTPLHYVSQIEDITKRKEIENDLLLSEKKYRTIFENVQDVFYQTDKEGIVTEISPSIAQHSGYLRTEIIGKSVDNFYYYTQDRERIVEQIRIKGFVIDFEVRLKTKDEELRYASVNARLIIENGIITGTEGSMRDVTTRKFHENALQALNTELTASNEQKNKLFSIIGHDLRNPISGSLQLLDMTLTDFESSSADEVHTYLSMMKTELSNANILLEDLLTWAKSQFNAVSFNPVEIKDLSALIDKCVQNVLPMAVKKQIAIVQSLGQNFVLYADSGMLETIIRNLLSNAVKFTEVGGTILVRAESDDKSIKFSVQDNGVGIPPHKVNEMFNKNSNYTTYGTAGEKGTGLGLSLCYDFVSKHNGKIWVESEKGIGTTFYFTIPELLEV comes from the coding sequence ATGAGCGACGCGAACTACTATACTTTATTTGAAAGATCACCACTGCCGATGTGGGTTTATGATGTAAAAACATTCCGCTATCTGGATGTAAATATTGCGGCAACAAATCATTATGGTTTTTCTAAAGAAGAATTTTTAAGTAAAACCATATACGATCTTACTCCAAAGGACGATCATGCGGAAGTAGAAAACATAATAGACGAAAACGCCAGAACGGGGCGGTTCTATAAAAATACCTTGCGGCATTTAAAGAAAAACGGTAAAGTCATTATTGTTGAGGTAGAAAGTAATTCAATTGTGTTTAATGATGTAGAAGCCAGAATTGTACTTGCACATGATATAACCAAGCGAGTGGAGGAGGAACATTGGTCTAAATTACTCGAATCGGTAGTGATAAATACTACCGACGGGGTATTGATTACTGATGCAACATCAAATCCGGGACCTACCATTATTTATGTAAATGATGCTCTGGTCAGGATGTCGGGCTACTCCAAAGCCGAATTGATTGGTCGGCAACCCGATATTTTTTATGGAAATCAGCTTGCGCAGGAAGGCTTAAAAATAATTGATGAGGCCCTGTCCAATAAAGTGCCTTGCAATGTCGAACTGGTCAATTTCAGAAAAGATGGACAGGTATATGATGTAAGTATCAATATTTGCCCGGTAAGCGATAGTATGGGTAAAGTGACGCACTGGACCTCCATTCAAAGAGACATTACCGAAAACAGAAGCTATGTCAAAGCAATCGAAGATCAGAATAAAAAGCTGACCGATATTGCCTGGATGCATGCACATAAAGTAAGGGCGCCGTTAACACGTATCATGTCGTTGGTCGACCTGCTGAAAAATCATGCATCGGTAAATGATATCGAAGTTTTGCACAACTATCTTGCTATATCAGCTTCCGAACTGGATGACGTGATTTCCAATATCACCAATAATGAGAAGAAGGCCAATGTTGCTGTCAATGAACATAGTTTTCAACTGTTTATGGATGAACTGCCCGGCTTGTGCTGGATTGCGGCAGAGGATGGTGTGCTAAAATATGCAAACAAATGCTTTTTTGATACCTTGCATTTGCCACCAACAATAATAGGAAAGACCCTGAAAGAGATCTTTGGAAAGGACATTGCCTCAAATGCCAGGAAAAATAATCACGATGTACTGGCTTCAGGAAAAAACAAAGAATTTTATCAGAGCCTGCGAGATGAGGCAGGTCATTTGCAACATTATAAAACTTATAAGTTTCCTTTTAAAGATAAAAGCGGACAGGGAAATATGGTGGGGGCAATAGCTTTTAACGTAACCAAAAGCATCAAACTGGAAGAAGAGCTTTATCAAAGTGAGGCACAGTTTAAGCAGGCTTTTGAGCATTCGCTAATTGGTATGGCATTAATTAGTCCTAAAGGGAAATGGAAAAGGGTAAATAAGAGTTTATGTAACATGCTGGGGTATACGGCTGCTGAGATGAAGCGACTCACCATACAAGAGCTTACCCACCCCAATGATTTGATGAAGAGTATTGCCGTATTGGGAGATCTGGCCTCGGGAAGGATTGAAGAAATGAAATATGAAAAGCGGTACCTTCATAAGGATGGTAGCGCTATATGGGTAGTGATCGCCGCTACCATGCTTTACGACAGTGTGGGTACGCCCCTGCACTACGTATCGCAGATAGAAGACATCACTAAGCGGAAGGAAATTGAAAATGACCTGCTCCTGAGTGAGAAAAAATACCGTACCATATTTGAAAATGTACAGGATGTATTTTATCAGACCGATAAAGAGGGAATAGTAACCGAAATCAGCCCTTCCATAGCGCAGCACTCTGGCTATTTGCGGACCGAGATTATCGGGAAGTCGGTAGATAATTTTTATTACTATACCCAGGACAGAGAACGTATTGTTGAGCAGATCAGGATTAAGGGCTTTGTCATAGATTTTGAAGTCCGCTTAAAAACTAAAGATGAAGAGTTGCGTTATGCCTCTGTAAATGCCCGCTTGATTATAGAAAATGGGATAATTACAGGAACCGAGGGCAGTATGCGGGATGTAACTACCAGAAAATTTCATGAAAATGCGCTGCAGGCTTTAAATACCGAATTGACAGCTTCTAATGAACAAAAAAATAAATTATTCTCCATCATCGGGCATGACCTCAGAAACCCGATTTCGGGTAGTTTGCAATTGTTGGATATGACATTAACCGATTTTGAATCCAGCTCGGCTGATGAAGTGCATACCTATCTTTCGATGATGAAAACAGAACTCTCTAATGCAAATATATTGCTGGAGGATCTGTTAACATGGGCAAAGTCCCAGTTCAATGCGGTAAGCTTTAATCCGGTTGAGATTAAAGACCTTTCGGCACTTATTGATAAATGTGTGCAGAATGTGTTACCTATGGCTGTAAAGAAGCAGATTGCCATTGTGCAAAGCCTTGGACAAAATTTTGTGCTTTATGCAGATAGCGGGATGCTGGAAACCATTATCCGCAACTTACTTTCTAATGCCGTAAAATTTACCGAGGTTGGGGGCACCATTTTGGTGAGGGCCGAAAGCGATGATAAAAGTATAAAATTCTCTGTTCAGGATAATGGGGTTGGAATCCCTCCGCATAAGGTGAATGAGATGTTTAACAAAAACTCCAACTATACTACTTACGGAACGGCGGGAGAAAAAGGAACGGGTTTGGGCTTGAGCTTGTGTTATGATTTTGTGTCGAAACACAACGGCAAGATATGGGTTGAAAGTGAAAAAGGAATAGGCACCACCTTCTATTTTACCATCCCGGAATTGCTGGAAGTTTAA